In one Brassica oleracea var. oleracea cultivar TO1000 chromosome C9, BOL, whole genome shotgun sequence genomic region, the following are encoded:
- the LOC106318336 gene encoding interferon-induced guanylate-binding protein 2, with protein sequence MRGFFSRGTKDSPSSSASPSLRSYPSTSPASSSAVTGPPRPIRLVYCDEKGKFRMDPEAVATLQLVKEPIGVVSVCGRARQGKSFILNQLLGRSNGFQVASTHKPCTKGLWLWSSPIKRTALDGSEYNLLLLDSEGIDAYDQTGTYSTQIFSLAVLLSSMFVYNQMGGIDEASLDRLSLVTQMTKHIRVKASGGTSSRSELGQFSPIFVWLLRDFYLDLVEDNRKISPRDYLEIALRPVQGSGGDIGSKNEIRDSIRALFPDRECFPLVRPLTNEKDLQRLDQIPLEDLRAEFGAGLDALTKFVFEKTRPKQLGGTVMTGPILVGITQSYLDALNNGAVPTITSSWQSVEETECRRAYDSGIEAYLAAFDQSKAPEEGALREEHEEAVRKALAMFNANAVGAGLARKKYEELLHKDLKKKFEDYKKNAFMEADLRCTSTIQSMEKQLRAACHASNANMDNVVKVLEARLSDYEASCHGPGKWQKLSVFLQQSLEGPIYDLTKRLIDNIAIEKNSLAVKFRSVEEAMKHVKQQLNDSEKYKLEYQKRYDESNIDKKKLEDVYRERITKLQGENRSLNERCSTLVKTVESKQEDIKEWKRKYDQFVLKQKAVEDQLKSDMEVLRTRSTTSDARLAAAKEQAKSAQEETEEWKRKYDYAVGEARSALQKAASVQQRSGKETQLREDVLREEFTLTLVEKDEEIKEKATKIEKAEQSLTVLRSELKAAELKIKSFDVETASLKLELREMIDRLDSANTKALAYEKEANKLEQEKIRLEQKYRSDFERFDEVQERCKTAEIEAKRATELADKARTDAVTSQKEKSESQRLAMERLTQIERAGRHAENLERQKNDLEDELHRLRVSEMEAVSKVTVLEARVGEREKEIESLLKETNEQRAHNVKSLEKLLDEERKAHIAANRRAEALSLELQAAQASVDNLQQELAQARLKETALDNKIRDASSSRGKRTRVEDVVDMDIGEEASDRILKTNKRSRSARGDDDSGAYEDGVSVSRGGEDEEEAEDYKKLTVQNLRHELTKYDYGHLILNKGHQNKKEILALYEAHVLPKKEEERKRQREATT encoded by the exons ATGAGGGGTTTCTTCAGTCGAGGAACCAAAGACTCGCCGTCTTCTTCCGCTTCTCCGTCGCTGAGATCGTACCCTTCAACCTCTCCGGCGTCGTCATCCGCAGTGACGGGACCACCGAGACCGATTCGTCTAGTGTACTGCGACGAGAAAGGAAAGTTTCGGATGGACCCTGAAGCTGTCGCTACTCTGCAACTCGTCAAGGAGCCGATCGGCGTTGTCTCGGTTTGTGGTAGGGCTCGTCAAGGAAAGAGCTTTATTCTCAATCAG CTTCTTGGACGTAGTAATGGGTTTCAAGTAGCGTCGACACACAAGCCGTGTACCAAGGGGCTTTGGCTGTGGAGTTCTCCTATCAAACGAACTGCTCTCGATGGATCTGAGTATAACCTTTTGTTGTTGGATAGTGAAGGCATTGATGCTTATGATCAAACC GGTACCTATAGCACTCAGATATTCTCGTTAGCTGTTCTTTTGTCAAGCATGTTCGTGTATAATCAG ATGGGAGGTATTGACGAAGCTTCGCTTGATCGTCTTTCTCTTGTTACTCAAATGACAAAGCATATCCGCGTTAAGGCATCTGGAGGGACGAGTTCACGTTCTGAGCTTGGACAGTTTTCTCCCATCTTTGTCTGGCTCCTTAGG GACTTTTATTTGGACCTAGTTGAAGATAACCGCAAGATTTCTCCGCGTGACTATTTAGAAATTGCGTTAAGGCCGGTTCAAGGTAGTGGAGGAGATATTGGTTCTAAGAATGAG ATCCGTGATTCAATCCGTGCACTTTTTCCGGACAGAGAATGTTTTCCTCTTGTAAGGCCTCTGACAAATGAAAAGGACCTCCAGAGACTTGATCAAATTCCG TTGGAAGATTTGAGAGCCGAGTTTGGTGCTGGCCTGGATGCATTAACCAAGTTTGTTTTCGAGAAGACGAGGCCCAAACAGCTAGGGGGTACGGTGATGACCGGTCCTATACTCGTTGGTATCACACAGTCTTATCTGGATGCGTTGAATAACGGTGCCGTGCCAACAATAACCTCATCTTGGCAG AGTGTGGAAGAAACTGAGTGTCGAAGAGCATACGATTCTGGTATAGAAGCATATTTGGCGGCCTTTGACCAATCAAAAGCTCCTGAAGAA GGTGCACTGAGGGAAGAACATGAAGAAGCAGTTCGAAAAGCCTTGGCTATGTTTAACGCTAATGCTGTAGGGGCTGGTTTAGCCAGAAAAAAATACGAGGAACTTCTCCATAAAGACCTGAAGAAAAAATTTGAG GATTACAAAAAGAATGCATTCATGGAGGCAGATTTGCGATGCACGAGTACTATCCAAAGTATGGAAAAGCAGCTTAGAGCAGCTTGTCATGCCTCTAATGCAAATATGGATAATGTTGTCAAG GTTCTAGAAGCACGTTTGTCAGACTATGAAGCATCATGCCATGGCCCGGGGAAATGGCAGAAACTTTCTGTGTTCTTGCAGCAAAG CTTGGAAGGACCGATATATGATCTGACGAAAAGGCTTATAGATAATATCGCTATAGAGAAGAACTCACTTGCAGTGAAATTCCGTTCCGTTGAAGAGGCGATGAAACATGTAAAGCAGCAGTTGAACGATAGCGAGAAATACAAGTTGGAATACCAGAAACGTTATGATGAATCCAACATCGACAAAAAGAAGCTGGAAGATGTATATAGAGAGCGCATAACTAAACTACAGGGGGAGAACAGGTCGCTGAATGAACGGTGCTCCACTTTGGTTAAAACCGTGGAATCTAAACAGGAAGATATCAAGGAATGGAAAAGGAAGTATGACCAGTTTGTTTTGAAGCAGAAAGCTGTTGAAGATCAGCTCAAATCTGATATGGAAGTGCTTAGGACACGGAGTACTACTTCTGATGCTAGGCTTGCTGCAGCTAAAGAGCAAGCCAAATCCGCGCAAGAAGAGACAGAGGAATGGAAAAGGAAATATGATTATGCTGTGGGAGAGGCGAGATCTGCTCTTCAAAAGGCTGCTTCAGTTCAACAACGTTCAGGCAAGGAAACACAATTGAGGGAAGATGTTCTGAGGGAGGAATTTACTTTAACTTTAGTTGAGAAG GATGAAGAAATTAAAGAGAAGGCAACAAAAATTGAGAAGGCGGAGCAGTCTCTAACTGTTCTAAGATCAGAGTTGAAG GCGGCAGAGTTGAAAATCAAAAGCTTTGACGTGGAAACAGCATCACTGAAACTAGAGTTAAGGGAAATGATTGATAGGTTAGACAGTGCCAACACAAAGGCTCTAGCATATGAAAAGGAGGCAAACAAGTTGGAACAGGAGAAAATCCGCTTGGAGCAAAAGTACCGATCTGACTTTGAAAGATTCGATGAAGTCCAAGAGAGATGCAAAACAGCTGAGATAGAAGCTAAAAGGGCTACTGAACTGGCGGACAAAGCTCGAACTGATGCCGTGACTTCCCAAAAGGAGAAAAGCGAGAGTCAGAGGTTGGCGATGGAAAGACTTACTCAGATCGAGCGAGCTGGGAGACATGCGGAAAACTTAGAAAGGCAGAAAAACGACTTGGAAGATGAGCTGCACAGACTCCGTGTGTCTGAGATGGAGGCTGTCTCCAAGGTTACAGTCTTAGAAGCAAGAGTAGGAGAAAGAGAGAAAGAGATCGAGTCGTTGTTAAAGGAAACCAACGAACAGAGAGCGCATAACGTGAAGTCACTGGAGAAGCTGTTGGATGAAGAGCGCAAGGCTCATATAGCTGCAAACCGAAGAGCCGAAGCTCTTTCTCTTGAGCTGCAAGCTGCACAGGCAAGCGTTGATAATCTTCAGCAAGAGTTAGCTCAAGCTAGGTTGAAAGAAACTGCGCTTGACAACAAAATCAGAGATGCCAGTTCTTCGCGTGGGAAACGGACCAGGGTCGAAGATGTTGTTGATATGGACATTGGAGAAGAAGCAAGCGATAGAATCTTGAAGACTAATAAACGGTCTCGGAGCGCAAGAGGAGATGATGATAGTGGTGCTTATGAGGATGGTGTTTCCGTTTCCAGAGGAGGTGAAGACGAGGAGGAAGCAGAAGATTACAAGAAGCTCACGGTGCAAAATCTTAGGCATGAATTGACTAAGTATGACTACGGACATTTGATACTGAACAAAGGGCATCAGAACAAGAAAGAGATTCTTGCTTTGTATGAAGCTCATGTTCTTCCCAAGAAAGAGGAAGAGAGAAAGAGACAGAGAGAAGCTACTACTTAG